One part of the Alistipes onderdonkii genome encodes these proteins:
- a CDS encoding NADH peroxidase, with translation MAKKWRCTVCGYIHEGPEAPDQCPMCKVGKEKFVEVVEQEGNLEFVTEHVIGDGKGASKELWEGLQNHFMGECTEVGMYLAMSRQADREGYPEIAEAYKRYAWEEAEHASKFAELIGEVVWDTKTNLYKRMNAESGACEDKMRLARMAKEQNLDAVHDTVHEMAKDEARHGKGFEGLYKRYFGK, from the coding sequence ATGGCAAAGAAATGGCGTTGTACCGTATGCGGTTACATTCACGAAGGCCCCGAGGCACCCGACCAGTGCCCGATGTGTAAAGTTGGCAAGGAGAAATTCGTCGAGGTCGTGGAGCAGGAGGGCAACCTCGAATTTGTGACCGAGCATGTCATCGGTGACGGCAAGGGCGCCAGCAAGGAGCTTTGGGAAGGTCTCCAGAACCACTTTATGGGCGAGTGCACCGAGGTGGGCATGTACCTTGCGATGAGCCGCCAGGCCGACCGCGAAGGGTATCCCGAGATCGCCGAGGCATACAAGCGTTACGCATGGGAAGAGGCCGAGCACGCCTCGAAGTTCGCCGAACTGATCGGCGAGGTGGTCTGGGACACCAAGACCAACCTCTACAAGCGCATGAACGCCGAGAGCGGCGCCTGCGAGGACAAGATGCGCCTGGCCCGCATGGCCAAGGAGCAGAACCTCGACGCCGTGCACGACACCGTACATGAAATGGCCAAGGACGAAGCCCGCCACGGCAAAGGTTTCGAAGGCCTTTACAAGCGTTATTTCGGCAAATAG
- a CDS encoding phage holin family protein: MGTDNRKTSGGSFVAALVFFVMTASIAIFLLLTALVEWLSVVTGSFILSSLIVGGFFAVLAAVIYLLAIREGVERIRDQVETVYDVARAAKEGYEWLTDKFLLLMKLREMRK; this comes from the coding sequence ATGGGAACGGATAACAGGAAAACTTCGGGCGGCTCCTTCGTCGCGGCGCTGGTCTTCTTCGTGATGACGGCCTCGATCGCCATCTTCCTGCTGCTTACGGCGCTGGTTGAGTGGCTGTCTGTGGTGACGGGCTCCTTCATCCTTTCGTCGCTCATCGTCGGGGGATTCTTCGCCGTGCTCGCAGCGGTGATCTACCTGCTCGCGATACGCGAGGGCGTGGAGCGCATCCGCGACCAGGTCGAAACGGTCTACGACGTGGCACGTGCCGCCAAGGAGGGGTACGAGTGGCTCACAGACAAGTTTTTACTGCTTATGAAGCTGCGCGAAATGCGTAAATGA